One region of Mucilaginibacter gotjawali genomic DNA includes:
- a CDS encoding flavin reductase family protein, giving the protein MKSDRIGELDKQYRINLINSLVGYKSLHLLGTAGTDGITNLCMVSSVFHLGSNPPLLGLVMRPERDHNDTLRNISETGQYTLNNVLPEWYMQAHQTSASYPSRVSEFDTCGFTKQYVSGFKAPFVGQSTVRVALEPREFIDMEINGTTIIVGEIVHLLIEDKLICSDGTVDHCKAKTMTVAGLDNYCLPQPVGRLAYAKPGIEPHLYTNNNKYVI; this is encoded by the coding sequence ATGAAGAGTGATCGGATTGGTGAACTCGATAAACAATATCGGATCAACCTGATCAATAGCTTGGTGGGTTATAAATCTTTACACCTGCTGGGCACCGCAGGCACTGATGGCATTACTAATTTATGCATGGTTAGTTCTGTGTTTCACCTTGGTTCAAACCCGCCGTTGCTGGGCCTTGTGATGCGCCCGGAACGCGACCATAATGATACGCTTCGGAATATCAGCGAAACGGGGCAATACACTTTGAATAATGTGTTACCCGAATGGTATATGCAGGCGCATCAAACCAGTGCCAGTTACCCATCACGCGTATCTGAATTCGATACTTGTGGTTTTACAAAACAATATGTTAGTGGCTTTAAAGCGCCTTTTGTAGGGCAATCCACTGTTCGTGTTGCCCTTGAACCACGTGAGTTTATCGATATGGAAATTAACGGTACTACTATTATTGTCGGGGAGATCGTCCATCTGTTAATTGAAGACAAATTGATTTGCAGTGATGGTACGGTTGATCACTGTAAAGCAAAAACAATGACAGTAGCCGGATTGGATAACTATTGCCTTCCGCAGCCGGTAGGGCGACTGGCCTATGCAAAGCCGGGAATTGAACCTCATTTGTATACAAATAACAATAAATACGTGATATAA
- a CDS encoding NAD(P)/FAD-dependent oxidoreductase encodes MKKDADVIIIGAGLAGLTAAKVLKAAGKSVLVIEASDAVGGRVRTDEVDGFLLDRGFQVFLTAYPEAKRFLDYEALDLCRFDPGAMILARKGISRIGDPMRKPGTLLSTLFSSAATFTDKLRMLRLKLKLSRKTIDAIFAEPEITTLAYLKKEGFSETIMSRFFKPFMTGIFLEDQLSTSSRMFEFVFKMFSEGDAAIPAKGMGAIPLQLAKCLSADEILFNQRVWAMEDNNVTTTKGAIFQGDFILIATDRLCLPMPLQQSVNAYHSVTNIYFTADKKPFELPLITLNSLPGKLVNNIAVMNNVSSRYSSNGDALISLSLIGDHSLTGEKELCASVIDELKYWYPEAINWKHLKTYHIPYALPNDDHVLNEPVYKNMRLNANCFVCGDYLMNGSINAAMKSGRLAAEAVINTMG; translated from the coding sequence ATGAAAAAGGATGCGGACGTAATTATTATTGGTGCAGGTTTAGCAGGTTTAACAGCAGCTAAAGTATTAAAGGCAGCCGGCAAATCGGTCCTGGTAATTGAAGCTTCGGATGCTGTGGGTGGCAGGGTAAGAACAGATGAAGTTGATGGCTTCCTGCTTGACCGGGGGTTCCAGGTTTTCCTGACCGCTTATCCTGAAGCGAAACGTTTTTTAGATTACGAAGCGCTGGACCTCTGCCGGTTCGACCCCGGCGCGATGATCTTAGCCAGAAAAGGTATTAGCCGGATAGGCGATCCCATGAGGAAGCCGGGTACCCTGTTGAGTACTTTGTTTTCATCAGCCGCGACATTTACGGATAAACTGCGAATGCTGCGACTGAAGTTAAAGCTTTCCCGTAAAACGATCGATGCTATTTTTGCAGAACCAGAGATCACAACCTTAGCCTACCTCAAAAAAGAAGGATTTAGCGAAACAATCATGAGCCGGTTCTTTAAGCCCTTCATGACCGGCATTTTTCTGGAGGACCAATTAAGCACATCAAGCAGGATGTTTGAATTCGTGTTTAAAATGTTTAGTGAAGGAGATGCAGCCATTCCCGCTAAAGGAATGGGGGCGATCCCATTACAATTGGCCAAGTGTTTGTCAGCAGACGAGATCTTGTTTAATCAGCGCGTATGGGCAATGGAAGACAATAACGTAACAACTACTAAGGGGGCAATTTTTCAAGGTGATTTTATACTTATTGCTACTGACCGCCTCTGTTTACCCATGCCGCTTCAACAATCTGTAAACGCCTATCATTCCGTTACCAATATTTATTTTACGGCCGATAAAAAGCCTTTTGAATTACCGTTGATCACTTTGAATAGCCTCCCTGGAAAGCTGGTAAATAATATTGCAGTAATGAACAATGTATCATCCCGCTATTCATCAAATGGGGATGCTTTAATATCGTTATCGCTCATTGGCGATCACTCGTTGACCGGCGAAAAAGAACTTTGCGCAAGTGTTATAGATGAATTGAAATACTGGTACCCCGAAGCAATTAACTGGAAGCATTTAAAAACTTATCACATTCCATATGCGTTACCAAATGACGATCATGTGCTTAATGAGCCGGTATATAAAAATATGCGTTTGAATGCCAATTGTTTTGTTTGCGGTGATTATTTGATGAATGGCTCGATAAATGCGGCCATGAAAAGCGGAAGATTGGCTGCAGAAGCCGTTATAAATACCATGGGCTAA